In Homo sapiens chromosome 11, GRCh38.p14 Primary Assembly, one DNA window encodes the following:
- the DNAJB13 gene encoding dnaJ homolog subfamily B member 13 isoform X5: MDCPAGCLACIIYLLTPAQCPALGLELDAATPGPPSLLDRGVNIHLEHSTAEDKDQRYRRLALKHHPLKSNEPSSAEIFRQIAEAYDVLSDPMKRGIYDKFGEEGLKGGIPLEFGSQTPWTTGYVFHGKPEKVFHEFFGGNNPFSEFFDAEGSEVDLNFGGLQGRGVKKQDPQVERDLYLSLEDLFFGCTKKIKISRRVLNEDGYSSTIKDKILTIDVKPGWRQGTRITFEKEGDQRPEETSAEFW, encoded by the exons ATGGACTGTCCTGCAGGATGCTTAGCATGTATCATTTATTTACTCACTCCTGCTCAGTGCCCAGCACTGGGGCTAGAACTGGATGCAGCAACTCCAGGACCTCCCAGTCTATTAGACAGAGGAGTCAATATACACCTGGAACACAGCACTGCTGAGGACAAGGATCAAAG GTACCGCAGACTCGCCCTTAAGCACCACCCGTTGAAGTCAAATGAGCCGTCTTCAGCAGAGATTTTCAGGCAAATAGCAGAGGCCTACGACGTGCTGAGTGACC CCATGAAGAGAGGCATCTACGACAAGTTTGGAGAAGAGGGCCTGAAGGGTGGGATTCCTTTGGAGTTTGGATCCCAGACCCCATGGACAACTGGTTACGTCTTCCATGGCAAACCTGAAAAGGTGTTCCACGAGTTCTTTGGTGGAAACAACCCCTTCAGTG AGTTTTTTGATGCAGAAGGAAGTGAGGTAGATTTGAACTTTGGGGGGCTCCAGGGCCGAGGGGTCAAGAAGCAGGACCCCCAAGTCGAACGGGATCTCTACCTGTCCCTGGAGGACTTATTCTTTGGCTGCACCAAAAAAATTAAGATCTCCAGAAGG GTGCTGAACGAGGATGGGTACTCCTCCACCATCAAGGACAAGATCCTGACCATTGATGTGAAGCCCGGTTGGAGGCAGGGCACACGCATCACCTTTGAGAAGGAAGGGGACCAG CGCCCAGAAGAGACCTCAGCAGAGTTTTGGTGA
- the DNAJB13 gene encoding dnaJ homolog subfamily B member 13 isoform X6, with the protein MDCPAGCLACIIYLLTPAQCPALGLELDAATPGPPSLLDRGVNIHLEHSTAEDKDQRYRRLALKHHPLKSNEPSSAEIFRQIAEAYDVLSDPMKRGIYDKFGEEGLKGGIPLEFGSQTPWTTGYVFHGKPEKVFHEFFGGNNPFSGMKLVGGPTKAAAEKPSVSTTVPTSSRQSHGEMPAAFFLPPKQLRNYLMNRIQSQNLSCKRVWGMFLLALQIL; encoded by the exons ATGGACTGTCCTGCAGGATGCTTAGCATGTATCATTTATTTACTCACTCCTGCTCAGTGCCCAGCACTGGGGCTAGAACTGGATGCAGCAACTCCAGGACCTCCCAGTCTATTAGACAGAGGAGTCAATATACACCTGGAACACAGCACTGCTGAGGACAAGGATCAAAG GTACCGCAGACTCGCCCTTAAGCACCACCCGTTGAAGTCAAATGAGCCGTCTTCAGCAGAGATTTTCAGGCAAATAGCAGAGGCCTACGACGTGCTGAGTGACC CCATGAAGAGAGGCATCTACGACAAGTTTGGAGAAGAGGGCCTGAAGGGTGGGATTCCTTTGGAGTTTGGATCCCAGACCCCATGGACAACTGGTTACGTCTTCCATGGCAAACCTGAAAAGGTGTTCCACGAGTTCTTTGGTGGAAACAACCCCTTCAGTG GCATGAAACTCGTGGGTGGACCCACAAAGGCTGCTGCAGAAAAACCTAGTGTCTCCACAACAGTGCCCACCAGCTCCAGACAGAGCCACGGAGAGATGCCTGCCGCCTTCTTCCTGCCTCCCAAGCAGCTCAGGAACTACCTGATGAACAGAATTCAAAGCCAGAACCTTAGCTGCAAGAGAGTCTGGGGGATGTTCCTTTTGGCTCTACAGATTCTCTAG